The DNA window CTTTTAGCTACAGGAAGCACAGGCTTACTTTTTCTGGAAGCAGGAAGATGTTTAACCATAGTTTTAAGATGaacttatttactttttctgctgaaaaaaaacaaaacaactgctaatacaatattaaacaaaatgtgAATGTATCTGAGTGTGtcatataaacatttttttttttttttagctttacaaattatacaaacatatatttttagttcCTCATGTACTTATTCAGAAAGTAGCAAATACTTGAGAACAAAGAATTATAGTGTCTGGTAATTCAGCATTTAATTATGTTTAAGTCTGTTAAGGAATGGATACAAAATGACAACAGCTCATGATAACAAGGAGGTTTCTCACTTTCACAATATCTGCAGAAAGATTAGGTTTATCACTtgtgatgaaaaaaagacagcatttgtGCCTTGCTGTTGGTCTTGGCAGATTCCCGTGGCAAATCCTATATTAACCAAACTCCGACTTTAATTGGGTTCCATCTTCATGTAAAGTCCTTTTACctacaaatttatttctaaaaccaATTTCCTGTTATTTAACTTCACTGTCTTTTGTAGCAAAAGAATGCAACCGAGAATGAAGTTAGCTATTTACCTCTAATGACAGCAATTTTAGTTAAAGAGGGCAtaatcaaaaatgtaaaaaacatcCAGACTTGGCAGACATAAATGCTACTTCCAAGTCCTAATCATGCGCATGATGACTAATCATGTGCAAGAAAGCACACATTTGCAAACTGCATAGCAAGATGATGAATAATgctttttcagtatattttctgtAGTGCCATTCAACATTGATATATTATGGAATTTGGTTCTGAAGATACCGCCATCCTAACCAAGACACTTTGCATATACTAATGGTAGGAATATCAAAAGAAAGGCCAGTTATAGCTGCTGAGAATGATTTTCTCTGACAATTTTCAACAGTCAatagctgtttttcatttgttcaaatTCCTCACGCCATATAGactattttgaatatatatactATAGACTGTTTTGAGTATATAAACATGTCTACAGCTATGGGCCTATGTTGCAAAATAATGCTAAAGAATTACATTTGTggattattttagaaataaagacaaataggaaaaaatctgcctgaaaagcttttttcactttattcGTAAAATTATGGTTAGATGACTAATTTCATGAGTAGGAATTTAATCTATCTGCCAGTTTAAAATCCTAAAATGGGATTTCATAAACCCCCCCACAATAAGTTGAACAATGTAAagcatttgtttgaaaaaaaggaagtttattTGCAAAACACTCAACAGTTATtataaagaaattactttttccctCTACATTAATCTATTTacatatactatatatatatacatatacatacacacgtACTATGTTATAATTTGGATTGTGCATTACTGTAAGGAAACCATAGAACTATGTATTGTACAACTTGGTATAAGCAAAAGCTTGGATAtaataaagtctttttttttttggctgaaattGTATAAAAATTAAGCATATGTAAGACATTATTTCACTGTATTGCTAGTAATTTGCTGTAGACACTGTTATTTACATTAGTAGAGCAGGTACCCCTTCTGCTATTGGTAGACATTGACTGGCCACTGCTGTTACTACTGTTAGGATCTAAAGTCCCTTTAGAACTGATGAGGCTGAAAAGTTGTCTCTGATACTGAGAAGAAGCATAGTAGTAAACAAGGGGATCGATGCAACAGCTAACACTACTGATACAAACACACAGGAGATAGGCAAAGTAGAGATACTCTAAGCTGTTGTCATATGAATAATTGATATAATGAATTAATAGGAGGACATTTGTTGGtccaaaacaaataatgaaaacagaaaaaaccgCCACACACAAAAGCAAGGCACGTGtcttcttattttgttttgcaacaaTATTAGAAGAACTCAAACACCAAATGATAGACACGTAACAGATGGTAGTTATTATAAATGGCactataaagaaaacagaagagaagatggagaaaaagtgAAGGTAGTATTTGTGAAGTTCGGATTCCCGTAGCACGTCATGGCAGGTTGTTATATTTAAGTTGGGTATTTCCATGGTTTGCTCTCTGATGAGAAAAGGTATAACCCCAGTTATTGCTACAAGCCATATGATGAAACAAATCACTGTGGCACGTGTTAATGTACGCCAGCCAAGGGCCTGCATGGGGTACACCACTGCTAAGAAGCGATCAAAGCTTATGCTTGTCATAAGCATTATTGAACAGTACATGTTGCAGTagaaagcagcagtgatgaAGCGGCACATTTGAGATCCAAATAACCAGTTGTTTCCAGAGAAATGATAAGCAATCTTAAAGGGAAGCACACTTACAAACAGTACATCTGCAAGGGCCAAATTCAGCATGTATATTACAGCGGGCTTTTcgattttcatttttttcagaaacacgAATATGGCTGTAACATTCAGAGGGAGGCTCAGCACAACCACTAAGGTGTAAACCAAAGGAACAAAACGGGTCAGCCATGGACTAGTGAGGTATCTTGCTGTTTCCACTGACACAGTTCGTTGTTCACGTGGAGGTGATCTGGTCTGGTTGGTGGAACCTATTCGAAATTCTGACTCATTTTCAGCACTGCTTTCAATGTCTTCCATAGGTATAGGGTCACCACGGTCAGGTATCAGAAAAGCTCTGGCccttgggctgctgctgttgtatCTGTAGGCTGAAAGAGAAGACAGtataaagattaaaaagcaGGTATTTCATGCTATGGGGGAGtgaaaatatctttcaaaaaagaaagctaaaatgaTATCAGCCACACAAAATAATGCAGTTAATACCTTATTCAAAGTGTGGATGGCTCACAGATCTTGGTCCATCCCATTTTGTTTTAGCCCCTGTTACAGTTTGGGTAATACTTCCCCCTTTAACTCCTCTCTCTTAAATTCTAAGCTCTTTATGATAGAGACCAAACTCTATCTGAGCTTAAGGAACCAATCTCATCTATACAGACCATCTCTGTAGGCTactttaacaaaaatacaactgTAAATTTGTCAcccattaattttctttgccagATGCTTCATTAAGTTTGTAAGAATTGAGGTGGTGGGATAAATGTTgatatttatacacagaagTACACAACACCAAAGTAACAAAAAGTTAAAGTGTGATTAAAATACCAAGTTTCTGAGATATTTCTGTGGTCTCTGGACACATCCTGATGGCCAGATGAACATAAAGACGGATGGCAGAAGTCTTCACACAGTTTTCATGGCTGACATGAATCACCCTCCTGCTTGGATTGAACAGGTAGCCAGAGATTTCACTGAAACACTTTCCCAGTTCTACTTATTGTATGCTGCAGTGTCCATCGAGGTCAGCATGCATCCAGCATGCCCTTGATGCCCTTCTGGAATGTGCCACAGACATTGCCTCCAGAGTGATGTTTTCTGCAGCATGGTTCACTGACTACAACTGAGAAGATGCGTCAGGACAGAGCATCCCTGCCTTCTGAATGTAGACAGAACAACTTAAAACAGTGAGAATTACAAACTGAGAATTACAAACTGTTGCAGGTGTGGTAAGGGCATAtgcatgtaaaaacaaacaaaacaaacatatggGCACTTATTCTGGAAGAACACCATTTTCAGCCTATTGTAGTTATGTGAAGGTTATTTCAAACATATTATGAGCAGGTAGAACTGATGGAGCTACTACTATTAAGTAACCATTCATCTACCTAGCTACGCACCTGATCACTTGTTAAATACTAgactactaaaataaaaattaagctgtGTAAGCCTAAATCAGTGAGCCAGAAGTACTTAGGCATGATTCATCTATCTATGCCTCAGAAGCAATTATTTGTTCTATAGTAattcaatccttttttttttttttttttttttttaaatgcagatgaGAACaaaagcatccaaaggaggCAGATGGCAAAGAAAGGAATGACTGCAGCTTTAAGCAGCCAACTACCAACCTTTGTGAGCAGGGCTGTGAGAGAGGAGCCTTGCCCAGCCTGAATGTTAGTAAAATCCAGACTTGAATGTGGGATGGGATCAAAGCAGAGATAGAGGGATTTGGgcattttttagttttcaaaagtgctgtgctgcagataTCATGCTGTATCACAGCAGCATTCTGAGGTAATAGAGGACAAATGAGGGGATGTGCTTGTGATATGTGTTTTTATATACAGTTATTTGACTGCATTCTCTACAGGCCAGAAAAAGGTTGCTGGGTAAGAATTCAAGTCTGGGAGCTTGTCTGTGTAGACTGAAGTAGGAACTATTTAATAAGTATACCAAAACACAAGTGTCACAGACGTATGTGGGATTCAGCATGCAGTGTTTGCACAGAAATGCACTATGCAAAGTTATACAAGGATCTGTTCTTCATTACAGATGAGAACATTAACGAAAAGCAAAGCTACAGAACCTTAATCTTtaacattactttaaaattttagtGCAAGTGACTAGATGGCTCAGTCAGCTCTTAATTTAGCAGTTCAGATACAGCATAAATTAACACCTCTTACTTTAGCCTGTAGCTAACATTGAATAATTAGGTGATTTCCACTACTGAATGATTATCACAATAAAAACCTTTCACAACTGACACCATTGGTATTCACCTCTTTTGGGAGGatcataattttatttgaattaaagaaaaaaccaCCAACCTAATTTCTTCTGCCAGAGGCAAGTCTTCATGGTAAAGCTTAGAGGCATCAGTAAGAGTGATGAAAGAACTTGAATTTTACTTCTGATATTTCCAGTACACACTTGTTTTATGAATTCAAGACTTCATATGCtatgaatataattttcttccattgctttttataaaatcaaaaattttggaaaaggaaTATAATGACAACCATAGAGCTCTATATAATGACAACCCAGAGCTCTATGCTTCCTTCTTGGTTCCTCTGCCACTGAAGAACAATGAAGAGGTGACATGGTTTCATGTGAGCTAGACACATTTTGAGGGAGCACAGGTATCAATGAGCCTGGTGAGAAGCAGGGTAGAGTTGTGTTTAGTGACAGGAATTGTGTTACCAAGATCACCTCTGCATGATGTGGGAACTGAGGTGCTTCTAACAAGCGTCTCTCGTATCCCTGTATCCCTGAACTTTGAAGGTTTTCACCTGTGCTGCCTCACTGTAGGCTTCACAGTGTTTCTGTGAAGCCTCAGAAGTACTGCTGTGTCTCTCTTTTTGAGGACTAGCAAGCAAACTAGGTGGAACCACAGACCCTTAACGGCTGGGGGTTAAGTTACTTATCATGAAAACTCTTGCCAGTAACCTGACCCATTTCTTATCAGTGACTCATTAGAACAGTATCAAAATaagctggagaggaaaaatgaTGATTGAGAGACGTTCTGTATATCAACCACTAGCCTTTGAATAAGCTGTTCCTTGTAGTTTCTTAAACATTgctaataattttaattatatactGAATTCTTGGATCTAATTTCTTTCCAAGATGAGTTTTAGATGGAAGTATTTAGAGTCCACATTACTCCATTATCAAACTTTCCTAGAAATAGAATCCTATTAGAATAACTCAGGGCAAGAagatttcataaatatttttaattgagttAAAATTCTACAGAATAATACTTCAACTTGGCAAAAACTACGTGTTCTTCATACAAGCAATGACTTTCTAAATTCAGAGTTGAACTCAACCTTGAACAACACCTCCATGTTGTGCATTGTGCTCAGCCCACATCTTTATCTTGAACTTAGATGACATGAGGTACTACTTGAAAGACAGCTGTATGGGAAAATGGGATGAGACCTCAATCttgctgtttctctctgctgctctctaaCACAGATAACAGGAATCTAAAGtttcttaatgaaattaaattgaattttgaTTTAGGATATTGATAACCGCATAtcagttcttttcctttgcaaggATACTTCTATGTTTGTGTGACCTAATGTCTGTACATTAttagaaaaaacagcagtgcaCTCATGCTTtataaaatggaaagcaagaCAGTAAGTGCCCTGGGGTTCTGGATTCCTTTTGTGTCAGAGTTTATTTGAGAAAGGCAGTGATCAGAGATTTATACATACAAGAGTGGATGATTAAATTatgtcttataaaaaaaaaactgtaaaaggaAACAGACTCTATCTATAAGCTCTGATAATACAACAAAGATCTATAGTAGCTCtacagaaaagattttctgtaCGAATAATGTATGAATACCAGAATGCGCCAGGTATTCCTTTTGAGCTGTTTTAAAGATGCAATGGAATACGTCTCTAAAATACATTTGACTAGAGCTTAGGACATTTTTAATCATAGAAATAATCTGttaggaaaacagaagtaaagcTTTGATAGCATAAGGATCATAAATGTTCGGTCATCCTGCTTCTGCTAGGCTATCACCCTAGGCTATCTTTGGGAAGAGCTCAAAACTTGTGGATTATTATTTATATGATTAATGGTATTCTCACTGCTGATCTAACAGAGTTAATAGCTGTATCAAAATAATTGTAATATATAAAGAGCTCTGGCTTAACTAAGAACAAACAGGATAAAGCATAGGAGTTTTATCCTCATGGTGTGCAGTCAGGACACTACACTATGTACACTCTTCCCTTTGCTTCTAATAAGGacttcaaaagacaaaaaataagcaaaatcagTACAATACTCAAAtttcctgaagttttcttttactgcttttgcACTGATTATTCAACAAGGACATGCAGAAATGATAATAGAAAGCTAGAAAGTGCACAAACTGTAGAAAGTTTGTGACTGATTTTAACAACCCTTTGTATTCTATTTTCCATCAAGTACCAAATACTGTTGATCTCCTGGTTAGCATACACATATTCTGCTTGCCCTGAAAGatgatgctttgtttttacaaagagctattttgtaatttcatgtctgttttcatatgcagggggctgctgtgtgtgctgttttgtgaaaggaaaagtAGAGAGCAAAATATATAACAGCTTCAGCCAATCTTAAACAGCACTCCACATCTCTTGAACAccagaagaaaattttgaagtatttctaTAAACCCATAAACCTAGACAGTTACAAACCCGCAGTGTTCATctcacaaaatacttttttgttgttgttgtttgtttgtttgtttgttttttaatgaggtGAAAAACTAAACACATTAGACTCTGACTCAAGGCAgttaaagatattttctgtgTGCCACCGGACAACTATAAATACTCATTTCTGGGCATTATGGATTGTAGTGCTGCACTACTGGCTTACAACAAGAAGTCTATTCCTCTTATCTTCCCTCCGTATAATCTGCATAGATGCTCATCTAGAATCTAAATTTTTAGTGGCCCAAAAATTAGGTACTGAAAGACAGAATGAGAAGTGCAAGCCAGATGTTTATAAGTAAGGTAAGCCACAGTCTTGTAGGACAGGTGacaattatttccttttgtaacAATAAACACCacgttttctttttaaaatgttctttaacaCGTATCTCCATTCATGCGGAGTTCATTATTGTAGTACATGAGTAATGCAGTAAcaattttcacacatttttatgAAGTCTCATTTTCTTGCCAACAGATGTCTgttcctttttgctttcctttctcaacAGCTTTCACCATGTGTGCTGGCTTCAAGCAATGGTACCATCTGTCTCTTTATCCAGCTGTCAGTGTCCCCACACAGGAAAGTCTGGGCAACTTCAGACCTCAGCCAGCTACCTTGGTGTGCCCAGCCTTTGAGAGGCAGCACCCTGTGAGCTTAGGAGCAAGCACCCAGCACCAAGCCActgcaaagatgtttttttttttttttttcagttgcccACAGGACTAGCAGAGGCCAATAAGGCAAGAACTGTGGGTACTAAGGGATCAAGTAGGAAGTGGGGGAGAAGCCACAGGTGCAAGAGAAGAGCTGGCCTAGGGATGCAGCAATGCACATGCAGTGGGAATTAAGAGCATTGTGGTTAAAATAGGGAAGGTTACGTTGGACAGCAGGGAAAGGACATTATTGCTGTGGGAGTGACTGAAAGGTGATCAGAAGACACATGCAGATGGCTGGGCTTTATTAGTTCTACTGCGCACGAAATAACttgtttgaatttttcttttcttagtgtTAGTGATGTAATACAGTAAgtattttattcattgtttCCTAAGGAAGCAGCAATTAAATAGTTTACTTCAGGATACTCTTCAATGAAGATTACAATTgtaaaagacaggaaaacaagctTGGATGTTTCCATAAACTGGATGAAGAGCATTGAAGAGTATGATCTTTTTCCAACAATAATTTCTATAGTTCATAATTACCTCCCACGCAtacattcccccccccccccttttttttttaataaggacACTTCCTTTCAACTTCCAATATGAACACGGTTGTGGCCTCTTTTTCGTCCACTTGTCCTTGTGACAAAAAGTTGTTTAGCTGAAAGTTTCCCCTCTCTGACATTTCCCTCTCAGCATAATTACAAACACTAGCTGTCCTCTCTCAGCCTTCATTTTAGTAGTCATAGAACGCCACACTTAAATTTCCCCTTAGCTGGCAGACACTCTGTTCCTCTTATTGGCCCTTTTCTGTACTTTGAGCTTACACTGAGACTTCCTAGCGGGTATCTCAAGAGGTGAACTTCTGATTTTTTAGCAGGGTTTTACAGGGTTGAAAGGAATACTAAAcagaattttacagaaaataaaaataaaaatgttgctatCTCTAAGTGCATGATCTAGCCCTTAGTATCATTATACGCTTACTAGAAACCGTGAGGCTAAACACACTTCTCTTCTCTTAAATTCCTCCCCTGAGCACCTGCACTGTCAGACAAGTTCAGAGCTAGACAGATCCAGCATCTCACCACATACAGCACATGTTGTCGTTAGTGCTATACCTAATTAAACCAAGAGGAAAGTCATCTAACTGGGGTGCATATTATGAACTGTTTTGTGTTGGCAGATCTTCCAGTCTTTGTTGCTGCCACATATTTGGCAGGCAGTCTATCTCCTGAAGTTTTTAACAAAAGGCAATGTCATTCTTTTCATGAGACCCACCAGTACACCTCACCAACCTCATCTCTTCTTTCCACCTTCCATATTCTGCTATTGCTAGGTCATCTTTTCAGCCATGGGACAATTATAAATCCTTCTTCATCTTTAATCACCTCACCTGTGGCACGGTGTCACTCTGAAATCTGTGTATTTCAGGTCCATGGCACTGCCTTTTACCcaagtaaataaacaaagcagTTCTCTCGCCGAACAACAAGGCTGACACCACTCTACACAGCCTGACATGTGCTAGCCTGCTCTCGCGGCTGTGAGAACAAACCGGGCGCAGCGCAGTGAATGGCCGAAGGAAGCCAGCCctaattaaaaccagaaagcagAACCCCGTTGCCCCGGGTACCCGCGGGCACATGCCGCTTATTTCCCTCTGCCAGCGGgaaattcatttatttccctCCGCTCCGGCCTGACCTGAGCCCacccccccatgcccccctTCTCGAGGCTCAGGACCCCCCCAGGCATCCCCCGTCGGGGCCACTCACCGGCCTGcgccgcggcgggcggcggcgagAGCGGGCAGCTGAGCACGGCCAGGGCGCAGAGCAGCGCCGGCAGCCCCATGGCCGCCGCCGGCTGCCtatctccctccctcccttcgtccgtccgtccgtccgtccctccccagctccggTCCGTGCGTCCCGGCCGTGCCGGGGGAGGCGAGGGAGGGCCGGGAGGGGCGGCTCCACCgagccggggcggggcggggacgggcacggggatggggatgggcgGTGGGTGCTTGCCCGCCCGCTCTTCGTCGGCTCTATCTGGGCTCAGGGAAGG is part of the Cygnus olor isolate bCygOlo1 chromosome Z, bCygOlo1.pri.v2, whole genome shotgun sequence genome and encodes:
- the F2R gene encoding proteinase-activated receptor 1 isoform X1; its protein translation is MGLPALLCALAVLSCPLSPPPAAAQAAYRYNSSSPRARAFLIPDRGDPIPMEDIESSAENESEFRIGSTNQTRSPPREQRTVSVETARYLTSPWLTRFVPLVYTLVVVLSLPLNVTAIFVFLKKMKIEKPAVIYMLNLALADVLFVSVLPFKIAYHFSGNNWLFGSQMCRFITAAFYCNMYCSIMLMTSISFDRFLAVVYPMQALGWRTLTRATVICFIIWLVAITGVIPFLIREQTMEIPNLNITTCHDVLRESELHKYYLHFFSIFSSVFFIVPFIITTICYVSIIWCLSSSNIVAKQNKKTRALLLCVAVFSVFIICFGPTNVLLLIHYINYSYDNSLEYLYFAYLLCVCISSVSCCIDPLVYYYASSQYQRQLFSLISSKGTLDPNSSNSSGQSMSTNSRRGTCSTNVNNSVYSKLLAIQ
- the F2R gene encoding proteinase-activated receptor 1 isoform X3, which codes for MRLVRCTAYRYNSSSPRARAFLIPDRGDPIPMEDIESSAENESEFRIGSTNQTRSPPREQRTVSVETARYLTSPWLTRFVPLVYTLVVVLSLPLNVTAIFVFLKKMKIEKPAVIYMLNLALADVLFVSVLPFKIAYHFSGNNWLFGSQMCRFITAAFYCNMYCSIMLMTSISFDRFLAVVYPMQALGWRTLTRATVICFIIWLVAITGVIPFLIREQTMEIPNLNITTCHDVLRESELHKYYLHFFSIFSSVFFIVPFIITTICYVSIIWCLSSSNIVAKQNKKTRALLLCVAVFSVFIICFGPTNVLLLIHYINYSYDNSLEYLYFAYLLCVCISSVSCCIDPLVYYYASSQYQRQLFSLISSKGTLDPNSSNSSGQSMSTNSRRGTCSTNVNNSVYSKLLAIQ
- the F2R gene encoding proteinase-activated receptor 1 isoform X2, which translates into the protein MCPETTEISQKLAYRYNSSSPRARAFLIPDRGDPIPMEDIESSAENESEFRIGSTNQTRSPPREQRTVSVETARYLTSPWLTRFVPLVYTLVVVLSLPLNVTAIFVFLKKMKIEKPAVIYMLNLALADVLFVSVLPFKIAYHFSGNNWLFGSQMCRFITAAFYCNMYCSIMLMTSISFDRFLAVVYPMQALGWRTLTRATVICFIIWLVAITGVIPFLIREQTMEIPNLNITTCHDVLRESELHKYYLHFFSIFSSVFFIVPFIITTICYVSIIWCLSSSNIVAKQNKKTRALLLCVAVFSVFIICFGPTNVLLLIHYINYSYDNSLEYLYFAYLLCVCISSVSCCIDPLVYYYASSQYQRQLFSLISSKGTLDPNSSNSSGQSMSTNSRRGTCSTNVNNSVYSKLLAIQ